From Montipora foliosa isolate CH-2021 chromosome 6, ASM3666993v2, whole genome shotgun sequence, a single genomic window includes:
- the LOC138007853 gene encoding shaker-related potassium channel tsha2-like isoform X3, translating to MHNAHITLGEMGANLSTHGAITLRLKKREVTTKVAPPDRRAGELDSDDREVSGSSGDQSSSGCVRKRPPSKRRRIVINVSGFRYMTYVKTLERFPTTLLGNKDKRDLFYDEDHDEYFFDRNIQVFELILYFYQSNGRLVCPPELAPEILLEEVEFFELGENAVNAVRDILNDDDGPERLLALPETRIQRLIWKLFEFPDSSKAARVLALLSVSVIVASIVVLCIETLPEFTVLSEDNIPVNDTAKQQEITRHNAYARSVKAVFALLEIAFISWFTFEYLVRLFASPKKWFFVRSFLNVIDLLAILPFYVELALKNSSSQNFSLAFLRILRLVRVFRIFKLSRHSSGLQILGLTLRKSLRELGLLIFFLAIGVVIFSSMVYYAENGEEETFFRSIPDAFWWALVTMTTVGYGDMYPQTLWGKVVGSCCALCGVLAIALPVPVIVSNFDTIYKKYRSRKLKQQGQFEGDDDKHRKLSLFSSRKTSQNNDLQTEPQDVELELLNGNDQSKTDISEEKWNGNVVRVEKKEAQNGCEPSLTSDRNNSPREKGLNFDPDNPSEIVSLLVDEQESFAKLDQTNV from the exons ATGCACAATGCTCACATCACTCTAG GAGAAATGGGAGCGAATTtaagtacacatggagcaatcACGTTAAGACTTAAGAAAAGAGAAGTCACGACTAAAGTGGCGCCGCCTGATCGCAGAGCCGGTGAACTTGATAGTGATGATCGAGAAGTTTCTGGGAGCAGTGGCGACCAAAGTTCCTCTGGCTGCGTCAGAAAACGGCCGCCGTCCAAACGGCGTCGCATAGTCATAAATGTGTCTGGATTCCGATACATGACTTATGTGAAGACATTAGAAAGGTTTCCCACGACACTGCTGGGAAACAAAGACAAGAGAGATTTATTTTACGACGAGGATCACGACGAATATTTCTTCGATCGGAACATTCAAGTGtttgaattaattttgtacttcTATCAATCAAATGGCCGTTTAGTCTGTCCGCCTGAGCTCGCTCCAGAAATTCTGCTTGAAGAGGTAGAGTTCTTTGAACTCGGAGAAAACGCTGTCAACGCGGTCAGAGACATTCTAAACGATGATGACGGTCCTGAAAGGCTATTGGCATTGCCAGAAACGAGAATACAGAGGTTGATATGGAAATTGTTCGAATTTCCTGACTCGAGCAAGGCCGCACGCGTGTTAGCGTTGCTGTCTGTTTCGGTTATCGTGGCTTCAATAGTCGTTTTATGCATAGAAACGCTTCCAGAGTTTACAGTTTTGTCAGAGGACAACATTCCTGTTAACGACACTGCCAAGCAACAGGAAATTACCCGACACAACGCCTATGCGCGTTCAGTGAAAGCTGTGTTCGCACTGCTTGAGATTGCATTCATCAGCTGGTTCACTTTCGAGTATCTGGTTCGATTGTTCGCGAGTCCCAAGAAATGGTTCTTTGTTCGTTCCTTTCTAAACGTGATTGATTTATTAGCTATATTACCCTTTTATGTCGAATTGGCGCTGAAGAACAGTAGCAGCCAGAACTTTTCCCTGGCCTTTCTTAGAATTTTAAGACTTGTGCGTGTgtttcgaattttcaaactgTCGCGACATTCAAGTGGACTCCAAATACTTGGGCTCACACTCAGAAAGAGTCTGCGAGAACTCGGACTTCTCATATTTTTCCTTGCAATTGGAGTCGTAATTTTCTCAAGCATGGTTTATTATGCGGAGAACGGAGAAGAAGAGACGTTTTTCAGGAGTATCCCGGATGCTTTTTGGTGGGCTTTAGTTACTATGACAACGGTGGGCTATGGAGATATGTATCCCCAGACTCTTTGGGGCAAGGTCGTTGGATCGTGCTGTGCATTGTGTGGTGTGCTTGCAATTGCGCTTCCTGTGCCAGTGATCGTCTCGAATTTTGACACAATTTACAAAAAGTACCGAAGTCGAAAGTTGAAGCAACAAGGCCAATTTGAAGGGGATGACGATAAACACAGGAAATTAAGCTTGTTTTCCTCTCGAAAAACTTCTCAAAACAATGATTTACAGACTGAACCCCAAGACGTGGAACTTGAATTACTAAACGGCAATGATCAGTCGAAAACAGACATCAGCGAAGAGAAATGGAATGGAAATGTAGTGCGGGTAGAAAAGAAAGAGGCACAGAATGGCTGTGAACCTTCGCTTACGAGCGACAGAAACAACAGTCCTCGTGAAAAGGGTCTTAATTTCGATCCAGATAATCCCTCAGAGATAGTTTCGCTGCTCGTGGATGAGCAAGAGTCATTTGCCAAGCTTGATCAGACGAATGTTTGA
- the LOC138007853 gene encoding shaker-related potassium channel tsha2-like isoform X5, whose protein sequence is MEDTADGEMGANLSTHGAITLRLKKREVTTKVAPPDRRAGELDSDDREVSGSSGDQSSSGCVRKRPPSKRRRIVINVSGFRYMTYVKTLERFPTTLLGNKDKRDLFYDEDHDEYFFDRNIQVFELILYFYQSNGRLVCPPELAPEILLEEVEFFELGENAVNAVRDILNDDDGPERLLALPETRIQRLIWKLFEFPDSSKAARVLALLSVSVIVASIVVLCIETLPEFTVLSEDNIPVNDTAKQQEITRHNAYARSVKAVFALLEIAFISWFTFEYLVRLFASPKKWFFVRSFLNVIDLLAILPFYVELALKNSSSQNFSLAFLRILRLVRVFRIFKLSRHSSGLQILGLTLRKSLRELGLLIFFLAIGVVIFSSMVYYAENGEEETFFRSIPDAFWWALVTMTTVGYGDMYPQTLWGKVVGSCCALCGVLAIALPVPVIVSNFDTIYKKYRSRKLKQQGQFEGDDDKHRKLSLFSSRKTSQNNDLQTEPQDVELELLNGNDQSKTDISEEKWNGNVVRVEKKEAQNGCEPSLTSDRNNSPREKGLNFDPDNPSEIVSLLVDEQESFAKLDQTNV, encoded by the coding sequence GAGAAATGGGAGCGAATTtaagtacacatggagcaatcACGTTAAGACTTAAGAAAAGAGAAGTCACGACTAAAGTGGCGCCGCCTGATCGCAGAGCCGGTGAACTTGATAGTGATGATCGAGAAGTTTCTGGGAGCAGTGGCGACCAAAGTTCCTCTGGCTGCGTCAGAAAACGGCCGCCGTCCAAACGGCGTCGCATAGTCATAAATGTGTCTGGATTCCGATACATGACTTATGTGAAGACATTAGAAAGGTTTCCCACGACACTGCTGGGAAACAAAGACAAGAGAGATTTATTTTACGACGAGGATCACGACGAATATTTCTTCGATCGGAACATTCAAGTGtttgaattaattttgtacttcTATCAATCAAATGGCCGTTTAGTCTGTCCGCCTGAGCTCGCTCCAGAAATTCTGCTTGAAGAGGTAGAGTTCTTTGAACTCGGAGAAAACGCTGTCAACGCGGTCAGAGACATTCTAAACGATGATGACGGTCCTGAAAGGCTATTGGCATTGCCAGAAACGAGAATACAGAGGTTGATATGGAAATTGTTCGAATTTCCTGACTCGAGCAAGGCCGCACGCGTGTTAGCGTTGCTGTCTGTTTCGGTTATCGTGGCTTCAATAGTCGTTTTATGCATAGAAACGCTTCCAGAGTTTACAGTTTTGTCAGAGGACAACATTCCTGTTAACGACACTGCCAAGCAACAGGAAATTACCCGACACAACGCCTATGCGCGTTCAGTGAAAGCTGTGTTCGCACTGCTTGAGATTGCATTCATCAGCTGGTTCACTTTCGAGTATCTGGTTCGATTGTTCGCGAGTCCCAAGAAATGGTTCTTTGTTCGTTCCTTTCTAAACGTGATTGATTTATTAGCTATATTACCCTTTTATGTCGAATTGGCGCTGAAGAACAGTAGCAGCCAGAACTTTTCCCTGGCCTTTCTTAGAATTTTAAGACTTGTGCGTGTgtttcgaattttcaaactgTCGCGACATTCAAGTGGACTCCAAATACTTGGGCTCACACTCAGAAAGAGTCTGCGAGAACTCGGACTTCTCATATTTTTCCTTGCAATTGGAGTCGTAATTTTCTCAAGCATGGTTTATTATGCGGAGAACGGAGAAGAAGAGACGTTTTTCAGGAGTATCCCGGATGCTTTTTGGTGGGCTTTAGTTACTATGACAACGGTGGGCTATGGAGATATGTATCCCCAGACTCTTTGGGGCAAGGTCGTTGGATCGTGCTGTGCATTGTGTGGTGTGCTTGCAATTGCGCTTCCTGTGCCAGTGATCGTCTCGAATTTTGACACAATTTACAAAAAGTACCGAAGTCGAAAGTTGAAGCAACAAGGCCAATTTGAAGGGGATGACGATAAACACAGGAAATTAAGCTTGTTTTCCTCTCGAAAAACTTCTCAAAACAATGATTTACAGACTGAACCCCAAGACGTGGAACTTGAATTACTAAACGGCAATGATCAGTCGAAAACAGACATCAGCGAAGAGAAATGGAATGGAAATGTAGTGCGGGTAGAAAAGAAAGAGGCACAGAATGGCTGTGAACCTTCGCTTACGAGCGACAGAAACAACAGTCCTCGTGAAAAGGGTCTTAATTTCGATCCAGATAATCCCTCAGAGATAGTTTCGCTGCTCGTGGATGAGCAAGAGTCATTTGCCAAGCTTGATCAGACGAATGTTTGA
- the LOC138007853 gene encoding shaker-related potassium channel tsha2-like isoform X2, protein MFTRTYFQPSKNRSLSADGRIAKVVRNVGEMGANLSTHGAITLRLKKREVTTKVAPPDRRAGELDSDDREVSGSSGDQSSSGCVRKRPPSKRRRIVINVSGFRYMTYVKTLERFPTTLLGNKDKRDLFYDEDHDEYFFDRNIQVFELILYFYQSNGRLVCPPELAPEILLEEVEFFELGENAVNAVRDILNDDDGPERLLALPETRIQRLIWKLFEFPDSSKAARVLALLSVSVIVASIVVLCIETLPEFTVLSEDNIPVNDTAKQQEITRHNAYARSVKAVFALLEIAFISWFTFEYLVRLFASPKKWFFVRSFLNVIDLLAILPFYVELALKNSSSQNFSLAFLRILRLVRVFRIFKLSRHSSGLQILGLTLRKSLRELGLLIFFLAIGVVIFSSMVYYAENGEEETFFRSIPDAFWWALVTMTTVGYGDMYPQTLWGKVVGSCCALCGVLAIALPVPVIVSNFDTIYKKYRSRKLKQQGQFEGDDDKHRKLSLFSSRKTSQNNDLQTEPQDVELELLNGNDQSKTDISEEKWNGNVVRVEKKEAQNGCEPSLTSDRNNSPREKGLNFDPDNPSEIVSLLVDEQESFAKLDQTNV, encoded by the coding sequence GAGAAATGGGAGCGAATTtaagtacacatggagcaatcACGTTAAGACTTAAGAAAAGAGAAGTCACGACTAAAGTGGCGCCGCCTGATCGCAGAGCCGGTGAACTTGATAGTGATGATCGAGAAGTTTCTGGGAGCAGTGGCGACCAAAGTTCCTCTGGCTGCGTCAGAAAACGGCCGCCGTCCAAACGGCGTCGCATAGTCATAAATGTGTCTGGATTCCGATACATGACTTATGTGAAGACATTAGAAAGGTTTCCCACGACACTGCTGGGAAACAAAGACAAGAGAGATTTATTTTACGACGAGGATCACGACGAATATTTCTTCGATCGGAACATTCAAGTGtttgaattaattttgtacttcTATCAATCAAATGGCCGTTTAGTCTGTCCGCCTGAGCTCGCTCCAGAAATTCTGCTTGAAGAGGTAGAGTTCTTTGAACTCGGAGAAAACGCTGTCAACGCGGTCAGAGACATTCTAAACGATGATGACGGTCCTGAAAGGCTATTGGCATTGCCAGAAACGAGAATACAGAGGTTGATATGGAAATTGTTCGAATTTCCTGACTCGAGCAAGGCCGCACGCGTGTTAGCGTTGCTGTCTGTTTCGGTTATCGTGGCTTCAATAGTCGTTTTATGCATAGAAACGCTTCCAGAGTTTACAGTTTTGTCAGAGGACAACATTCCTGTTAACGACACTGCCAAGCAACAGGAAATTACCCGACACAACGCCTATGCGCGTTCAGTGAAAGCTGTGTTCGCACTGCTTGAGATTGCATTCATCAGCTGGTTCACTTTCGAGTATCTGGTTCGATTGTTCGCGAGTCCCAAGAAATGGTTCTTTGTTCGTTCCTTTCTAAACGTGATTGATTTATTAGCTATATTACCCTTTTATGTCGAATTGGCGCTGAAGAACAGTAGCAGCCAGAACTTTTCCCTGGCCTTTCTTAGAATTTTAAGACTTGTGCGTGTgtttcgaattttcaaactgTCGCGACATTCAAGTGGACTCCAAATACTTGGGCTCACACTCAGAAAGAGTCTGCGAGAACTCGGACTTCTCATATTTTTCCTTGCAATTGGAGTCGTAATTTTCTCAAGCATGGTTTATTATGCGGAGAACGGAGAAGAAGAGACGTTTTTCAGGAGTATCCCGGATGCTTTTTGGTGGGCTTTAGTTACTATGACAACGGTGGGCTATGGAGATATGTATCCCCAGACTCTTTGGGGCAAGGTCGTTGGATCGTGCTGTGCATTGTGTGGTGTGCTTGCAATTGCGCTTCCTGTGCCAGTGATCGTCTCGAATTTTGACACAATTTACAAAAAGTACCGAAGTCGAAAGTTGAAGCAACAAGGCCAATTTGAAGGGGATGACGATAAACACAGGAAATTAAGCTTGTTTTCCTCTCGAAAAACTTCTCAAAACAATGATTTACAGACTGAACCCCAAGACGTGGAACTTGAATTACTAAACGGCAATGATCAGTCGAAAACAGACATCAGCGAAGAGAAATGGAATGGAAATGTAGTGCGGGTAGAAAAGAAAGAGGCACAGAATGGCTGTGAACCTTCGCTTACGAGCGACAGAAACAACAGTCCTCGTGAAAAGGGTCTTAATTTCGATCCAGATAATCCCTCAGAGATAGTTTCGCTGCTCGTGGATGAGCAAGAGTCATTTGCCAAGCTTGATCAGACGAATGTTTGA
- the LOC138007853 gene encoding shaker-related potassium channel tsha2-like isoform X1 has product MIAVRIIHSTSTHSFLREQTARRRSSRVLVSPGEMGANLSTHGAITLRLKKREVTTKVAPPDRRAGELDSDDREVSGSSGDQSSSGCVRKRPPSKRRRIVINVSGFRYMTYVKTLERFPTTLLGNKDKRDLFYDEDHDEYFFDRNIQVFELILYFYQSNGRLVCPPELAPEILLEEVEFFELGENAVNAVRDILNDDDGPERLLALPETRIQRLIWKLFEFPDSSKAARVLALLSVSVIVASIVVLCIETLPEFTVLSEDNIPVNDTAKQQEITRHNAYARSVKAVFALLEIAFISWFTFEYLVRLFASPKKWFFVRSFLNVIDLLAILPFYVELALKNSSSQNFSLAFLRILRLVRVFRIFKLSRHSSGLQILGLTLRKSLRELGLLIFFLAIGVVIFSSMVYYAENGEEETFFRSIPDAFWWALVTMTTVGYGDMYPQTLWGKVVGSCCALCGVLAIALPVPVIVSNFDTIYKKYRSRKLKQQGQFEGDDDKHRKLSLFSSRKTSQNNDLQTEPQDVELELLNGNDQSKTDISEEKWNGNVVRVEKKEAQNGCEPSLTSDRNNSPREKGLNFDPDNPSEIVSLLVDEQESFAKLDQTNV; this is encoded by the coding sequence GAGAAATGGGAGCGAATTtaagtacacatggagcaatcACGTTAAGACTTAAGAAAAGAGAAGTCACGACTAAAGTGGCGCCGCCTGATCGCAGAGCCGGTGAACTTGATAGTGATGATCGAGAAGTTTCTGGGAGCAGTGGCGACCAAAGTTCCTCTGGCTGCGTCAGAAAACGGCCGCCGTCCAAACGGCGTCGCATAGTCATAAATGTGTCTGGATTCCGATACATGACTTATGTGAAGACATTAGAAAGGTTTCCCACGACACTGCTGGGAAACAAAGACAAGAGAGATTTATTTTACGACGAGGATCACGACGAATATTTCTTCGATCGGAACATTCAAGTGtttgaattaattttgtacttcTATCAATCAAATGGCCGTTTAGTCTGTCCGCCTGAGCTCGCTCCAGAAATTCTGCTTGAAGAGGTAGAGTTCTTTGAACTCGGAGAAAACGCTGTCAACGCGGTCAGAGACATTCTAAACGATGATGACGGTCCTGAAAGGCTATTGGCATTGCCAGAAACGAGAATACAGAGGTTGATATGGAAATTGTTCGAATTTCCTGACTCGAGCAAGGCCGCACGCGTGTTAGCGTTGCTGTCTGTTTCGGTTATCGTGGCTTCAATAGTCGTTTTATGCATAGAAACGCTTCCAGAGTTTACAGTTTTGTCAGAGGACAACATTCCTGTTAACGACACTGCCAAGCAACAGGAAATTACCCGACACAACGCCTATGCGCGTTCAGTGAAAGCTGTGTTCGCACTGCTTGAGATTGCATTCATCAGCTGGTTCACTTTCGAGTATCTGGTTCGATTGTTCGCGAGTCCCAAGAAATGGTTCTTTGTTCGTTCCTTTCTAAACGTGATTGATTTATTAGCTATATTACCCTTTTATGTCGAATTGGCGCTGAAGAACAGTAGCAGCCAGAACTTTTCCCTGGCCTTTCTTAGAATTTTAAGACTTGTGCGTGTgtttcgaattttcaaactgTCGCGACATTCAAGTGGACTCCAAATACTTGGGCTCACACTCAGAAAGAGTCTGCGAGAACTCGGACTTCTCATATTTTTCCTTGCAATTGGAGTCGTAATTTTCTCAAGCATGGTTTATTATGCGGAGAACGGAGAAGAAGAGACGTTTTTCAGGAGTATCCCGGATGCTTTTTGGTGGGCTTTAGTTACTATGACAACGGTGGGCTATGGAGATATGTATCCCCAGACTCTTTGGGGCAAGGTCGTTGGATCGTGCTGTGCATTGTGTGGTGTGCTTGCAATTGCGCTTCCTGTGCCAGTGATCGTCTCGAATTTTGACACAATTTACAAAAAGTACCGAAGTCGAAAGTTGAAGCAACAAGGCCAATTTGAAGGGGATGACGATAAACACAGGAAATTAAGCTTGTTTTCCTCTCGAAAAACTTCTCAAAACAATGATTTACAGACTGAACCCCAAGACGTGGAACTTGAATTACTAAACGGCAATGATCAGTCGAAAACAGACATCAGCGAAGAGAAATGGAATGGAAATGTAGTGCGGGTAGAAAAGAAAGAGGCACAGAATGGCTGTGAACCTTCGCTTACGAGCGACAGAAACAACAGTCCTCGTGAAAAGGGTCTTAATTTCGATCCAGATAATCCCTCAGAGATAGTTTCGCTGCTCGTGGATGAGCAAGAGTCATTTGCCAAGCTTGATCAGACGAATGTTTGA
- the LOC138007853 gene encoding shaker-related potassium channel tsha2-like isoform X4 encodes MQCTLNQGEMGANLSTHGAITLRLKKREVTTKVAPPDRRAGELDSDDREVSGSSGDQSSSGCVRKRPPSKRRRIVINVSGFRYMTYVKTLERFPTTLLGNKDKRDLFYDEDHDEYFFDRNIQVFELILYFYQSNGRLVCPPELAPEILLEEVEFFELGENAVNAVRDILNDDDGPERLLALPETRIQRLIWKLFEFPDSSKAARVLALLSVSVIVASIVVLCIETLPEFTVLSEDNIPVNDTAKQQEITRHNAYARSVKAVFALLEIAFISWFTFEYLVRLFASPKKWFFVRSFLNVIDLLAILPFYVELALKNSSSQNFSLAFLRILRLVRVFRIFKLSRHSSGLQILGLTLRKSLRELGLLIFFLAIGVVIFSSMVYYAENGEEETFFRSIPDAFWWALVTMTTVGYGDMYPQTLWGKVVGSCCALCGVLAIALPVPVIVSNFDTIYKKYRSRKLKQQGQFEGDDDKHRKLSLFSSRKTSQNNDLQTEPQDVELELLNGNDQSKTDISEEKWNGNVVRVEKKEAQNGCEPSLTSDRNNSPREKGLNFDPDNPSEIVSLLVDEQESFAKLDQTNV; translated from the coding sequence GAGAAATGGGAGCGAATTtaagtacacatggagcaatcACGTTAAGACTTAAGAAAAGAGAAGTCACGACTAAAGTGGCGCCGCCTGATCGCAGAGCCGGTGAACTTGATAGTGATGATCGAGAAGTTTCTGGGAGCAGTGGCGACCAAAGTTCCTCTGGCTGCGTCAGAAAACGGCCGCCGTCCAAACGGCGTCGCATAGTCATAAATGTGTCTGGATTCCGATACATGACTTATGTGAAGACATTAGAAAGGTTTCCCACGACACTGCTGGGAAACAAAGACAAGAGAGATTTATTTTACGACGAGGATCACGACGAATATTTCTTCGATCGGAACATTCAAGTGtttgaattaattttgtacttcTATCAATCAAATGGCCGTTTAGTCTGTCCGCCTGAGCTCGCTCCAGAAATTCTGCTTGAAGAGGTAGAGTTCTTTGAACTCGGAGAAAACGCTGTCAACGCGGTCAGAGACATTCTAAACGATGATGACGGTCCTGAAAGGCTATTGGCATTGCCAGAAACGAGAATACAGAGGTTGATATGGAAATTGTTCGAATTTCCTGACTCGAGCAAGGCCGCACGCGTGTTAGCGTTGCTGTCTGTTTCGGTTATCGTGGCTTCAATAGTCGTTTTATGCATAGAAACGCTTCCAGAGTTTACAGTTTTGTCAGAGGACAACATTCCTGTTAACGACACTGCCAAGCAACAGGAAATTACCCGACACAACGCCTATGCGCGTTCAGTGAAAGCTGTGTTCGCACTGCTTGAGATTGCATTCATCAGCTGGTTCACTTTCGAGTATCTGGTTCGATTGTTCGCGAGTCCCAAGAAATGGTTCTTTGTTCGTTCCTTTCTAAACGTGATTGATTTATTAGCTATATTACCCTTTTATGTCGAATTGGCGCTGAAGAACAGTAGCAGCCAGAACTTTTCCCTGGCCTTTCTTAGAATTTTAAGACTTGTGCGTGTgtttcgaattttcaaactgTCGCGACATTCAAGTGGACTCCAAATACTTGGGCTCACACTCAGAAAGAGTCTGCGAGAACTCGGACTTCTCATATTTTTCCTTGCAATTGGAGTCGTAATTTTCTCAAGCATGGTTTATTATGCGGAGAACGGAGAAGAAGAGACGTTTTTCAGGAGTATCCCGGATGCTTTTTGGTGGGCTTTAGTTACTATGACAACGGTGGGCTATGGAGATATGTATCCCCAGACTCTTTGGGGCAAGGTCGTTGGATCGTGCTGTGCATTGTGTGGTGTGCTTGCAATTGCGCTTCCTGTGCCAGTGATCGTCTCGAATTTTGACACAATTTACAAAAAGTACCGAAGTCGAAAGTTGAAGCAACAAGGCCAATTTGAAGGGGATGACGATAAACACAGGAAATTAAGCTTGTTTTCCTCTCGAAAAACTTCTCAAAACAATGATTTACAGACTGAACCCCAAGACGTGGAACTTGAATTACTAAACGGCAATGATCAGTCGAAAACAGACATCAGCGAAGAGAAATGGAATGGAAATGTAGTGCGGGTAGAAAAGAAAGAGGCACAGAATGGCTGTGAACCTTCGCTTACGAGCGACAGAAACAACAGTCCTCGTGAAAAGGGTCTTAATTTCGATCCAGATAATCCCTCAGAGATAGTTTCGCTGCTCGTGGATGAGCAAGAGTCATTTGCCAAGCTTGATCAGACGAATGTTTGA
- the LOC138007853 gene encoding shaker-related potassium channel tsha2-like isoform X6: MGANLSTHGAITLRLKKREVTTKVAPPDRRAGELDSDDREVSGSSGDQSSSGCVRKRPPSKRRRIVINVSGFRYMTYVKTLERFPTTLLGNKDKRDLFYDEDHDEYFFDRNIQVFELILYFYQSNGRLVCPPELAPEILLEEVEFFELGENAVNAVRDILNDDDGPERLLALPETRIQRLIWKLFEFPDSSKAARVLALLSVSVIVASIVVLCIETLPEFTVLSEDNIPVNDTAKQQEITRHNAYARSVKAVFALLEIAFISWFTFEYLVRLFASPKKWFFVRSFLNVIDLLAILPFYVELALKNSSSQNFSLAFLRILRLVRVFRIFKLSRHSSGLQILGLTLRKSLRELGLLIFFLAIGVVIFSSMVYYAENGEEETFFRSIPDAFWWALVTMTTVGYGDMYPQTLWGKVVGSCCALCGVLAIALPVPVIVSNFDTIYKKYRSRKLKQQGQFEGDDDKHRKLSLFSSRKTSQNNDLQTEPQDVELELLNGNDQSKTDISEEKWNGNVVRVEKKEAQNGCEPSLTSDRNNSPREKGLNFDPDNPSEIVSLLVDEQESFAKLDQTNV, translated from the coding sequence ATGGGAGCGAATTtaagtacacatggagcaatcACGTTAAGACTTAAGAAAAGAGAAGTCACGACTAAAGTGGCGCCGCCTGATCGCAGAGCCGGTGAACTTGATAGTGATGATCGAGAAGTTTCTGGGAGCAGTGGCGACCAAAGTTCCTCTGGCTGCGTCAGAAAACGGCCGCCGTCCAAACGGCGTCGCATAGTCATAAATGTGTCTGGATTCCGATACATGACTTATGTGAAGACATTAGAAAGGTTTCCCACGACACTGCTGGGAAACAAAGACAAGAGAGATTTATTTTACGACGAGGATCACGACGAATATTTCTTCGATCGGAACATTCAAGTGtttgaattaattttgtacttcTATCAATCAAATGGCCGTTTAGTCTGTCCGCCTGAGCTCGCTCCAGAAATTCTGCTTGAAGAGGTAGAGTTCTTTGAACTCGGAGAAAACGCTGTCAACGCGGTCAGAGACATTCTAAACGATGATGACGGTCCTGAAAGGCTATTGGCATTGCCAGAAACGAGAATACAGAGGTTGATATGGAAATTGTTCGAATTTCCTGACTCGAGCAAGGCCGCACGCGTGTTAGCGTTGCTGTCTGTTTCGGTTATCGTGGCTTCAATAGTCGTTTTATGCATAGAAACGCTTCCAGAGTTTACAGTTTTGTCAGAGGACAACATTCCTGTTAACGACACTGCCAAGCAACAGGAAATTACCCGACACAACGCCTATGCGCGTTCAGTGAAAGCTGTGTTCGCACTGCTTGAGATTGCATTCATCAGCTGGTTCACTTTCGAGTATCTGGTTCGATTGTTCGCGAGTCCCAAGAAATGGTTCTTTGTTCGTTCCTTTCTAAACGTGATTGATTTATTAGCTATATTACCCTTTTATGTCGAATTGGCGCTGAAGAACAGTAGCAGCCAGAACTTTTCCCTGGCCTTTCTTAGAATTTTAAGACTTGTGCGTGTgtttcgaattttcaaactgTCGCGACATTCAAGTGGACTCCAAATACTTGGGCTCACACTCAGAAAGAGTCTGCGAGAACTCGGACTTCTCATATTTTTCCTTGCAATTGGAGTCGTAATTTTCTCAAGCATGGTTTATTATGCGGAGAACGGAGAAGAAGAGACGTTTTTCAGGAGTATCCCGGATGCTTTTTGGTGGGCTTTAGTTACTATGACAACGGTGGGCTATGGAGATATGTATCCCCAGACTCTTTGGGGCAAGGTCGTTGGATCGTGCTGTGCATTGTGTGGTGTGCTTGCAATTGCGCTTCCTGTGCCAGTGATCGTCTCGAATTTTGACACAATTTACAAAAAGTACCGAAGTCGAAAGTTGAAGCAACAAGGCCAATTTGAAGGGGATGACGATAAACACAGGAAATTAAGCTTGTTTTCCTCTCGAAAAACTTCTCAAAACAATGATTTACAGACTGAACCCCAAGACGTGGAACTTGAATTACTAAACGGCAATGATCAGTCGAAAACAGACATCAGCGAAGAGAAATGGAATGGAAATGTAGTGCGGGTAGAAAAGAAAGAGGCACAGAATGGCTGTGAACCTTCGCTTACGAGCGACAGAAACAACAGTCCTCGTGAAAAGGGTCTTAATTTCGATCCAGATAATCCCTCAGAGATAGTTTCGCTGCTCGTGGATGAGCAAGAGTCATTTGCCAAGCTTGATCAGACGAATGTTTGA